One window of Nostoc sp. C052 genomic DNA carries:
- a CDS encoding helix-turn-helix domain-containing protein: MSRPFEIEIAESEEELKKRLQTANLGNQKEKLIMLWWIKSGQAKEQQDIGKRLAKDTSTVTRWLQKYRSGGLDELLKIKKAPGAKRKISEGAIAALEEELKTGKGFSSYGAIVEWLKQEQGQDIEYATVYALVRYRLGAKLKVPRPQSHKQDEKLVSEFKKNSVSF, translated from the coding sequence ATGAGCCGCCCTTTTGAGATTGAAATCGCAGAGAGCGAAGAAGAACTTAAAAAACGCCTACAAACAGCCAATTTAGGGAACCAGAAAGAAAAACTTATTATGCTGTGGTGGATAAAAAGCGGGCAGGCCAAGGAGCAGCAAGATATTGGAAAACGCTTGGCTAAAGATACATCAACGGTGACAAGGTGGTTACAAAAATATAGATCGGGTGGGCTAGATGAATTATTGAAAATAAAAAAAGCTCCGGGAGCAAAACGGAAAATTTCTGAAGGAGCGATCGCGGCACTTGAGGAGGAGTTAAAAACAGGAAAAGGCTTTAGTAGCTATGGTGCAATAGTGGAGTGGTTAAAGCAAGAGCAGGGGCAAGATATCGAGTATGCAACGGTTTATGCATTGGTTCGATATCGATTAGGGGCAAAACTAAAAGTACCACGTCCTCAAAGCCATAAGCAGGATGAAAAGTTAGTATCTGAGTTTAAAAAAAACTCGGTATCATTCTGA
- a CDS encoding YraN family protein codes for MANLPPSHYPDIGQLGEDLVAQWLQSTGWVILHRRFSSRWGEIDIIAEYARKAEEAAGELRTQDSLLAFVEVKTRSSGSWDAGGRSAITPQKQAKIWRTAGIFLAEYPEKADYSCRFDVAIVYCQKIPKNLIGVTANQEALATSSVPGYKFKLLEYIPAAFDSLIDNG; via the coding sequence ATGGCTAACCTTCCTCCATCTCATTATCCAGATATTGGTCAATTAGGAGAAGACCTAGTAGCTCAATGGTTGCAATCTACAGGTTGGGTAATTCTCCATCGTCGCTTTTCTAGCCGCTGGGGGGAAATTGATATCATCGCTGAATATGCTAGAAAAGCAGAGGAAGCAGCAGGAGAACTCAGGACTCAGGACTCATTACTGGCATTTGTTGAAGTCAAAACCCGCAGTTCAGGTAGTTGGGATGCTGGGGGAAGAAGCGCAATCACCCCACAAAAGCAAGCAAAAATCTGGCGTACAGCGGGAATATTCTTAGCTGAGTACCCAGAAAAAGCAGATTATTCTTGTCGATTTGATGTTGCTATTGTCTACTGTCAAAAGATACCAAAAAATCTAATTGGGGTTACTGCAAACCAGGAAGCTCTAGCTACTTCATCAGTACCCGGATATAAGTTTAAGCTGCTAGAATACATTCCGGCAGCTTTCGACTCTTTAATTGATAATGGTTAA
- a CDS encoding Uma2 family endonuclease, whose amino-acid sequence MSETLADIGIPPQFPDHTQLPESDGTFVKNFQEHPQTVILTDSIAQVLQRLHPDGQYCIGQDCGIYWRETEPPEKGAAAPDWFYVPGVTPRLDGKNRRSYVLWREYIPPLIAVELASGNGDEERDVTPLPLAGSREGAKPGKFWVYERIIRIPYYAIYEISNDKLEVYHLVDFSYHKMQPNGRGHYPIPPLGVEIGLWQGSYLNNPEQFWLRWWDLEGNLLLIGQEEAELQRHRAEQAERKAAQLAERLRAMGIDPDVE is encoded by the coding sequence ATGAGTGAAACACTTGCCGATATTGGCATACCGCCTCAGTTTCCCGATCACACTCAACTACCAGAGTCGGATGGTACGTTTGTGAAAAACTTTCAAGAGCATCCCCAAACCGTCATTTTGACAGACTCAATTGCTCAAGTTTTGCAACGCCTACATCCAGATGGACAGTATTGCATTGGTCAAGATTGTGGTATTTATTGGCGAGAGACTGAACCACCAGAAAAAGGAGCAGCAGCACCGGATTGGTTTTATGTCCCTGGTGTAACGCCAAGGCTAGATGGCAAAAACCGTCGCTCCTATGTTTTGTGGCGGGAATACATACCGCCATTGATTGCTGTAGAACTAGCTAGCGGTAATGGCGATGAAGAACGAGATGTCACTCCTTTACCTCTAGCTGGTAGTCGAGAAGGCGCAAAACCGGGTAAATTCTGGGTATATGAGCGAATAATCCGAATTCCCTACTATGCTATTTATGAAATCAGTAATGACAAACTGGAGGTTTATCATCTGGTAGATTTTTCCTACCACAAAATGCAGCCTAATGGGCGAGGTCACTACCCAATTCCTCCTTTAGGAGTAGAAATAGGGTTATGGCAAGGAAGCTATTTGAATAATCCTGAGCAATTTTGGTTGCGCTGGTGGGATTTAGAAGGGAATCTGTTACTGATTGGTCAAGAAGAAGCTGAGTTGCAAAGGCATAGAGCCGAGCAAGCAGAACGAAAAGCTGCACAATTAGCAGAACGGCTCAGGGCAATGGGTATCGACCCAGATGTAGAGTAA
- a CDS encoding TrkA family potassium uptake protein → MNLSSLNFFRSLGKDNHQFAVVGLGRFGRSVCSTLHNFGYQVLATDIDEKRVSEALTEGIVSHALQLDSTEPAALKEAGIFEFDTVIVAIGNYVQESIITTLNVKEAGVPHVVAKASSEVHRKLLRRVGADHVVFPEYEAGCALARTLTKPAILDRFDLDPDNSIVELIVPDEFHGKTITELQLRNRYGLNLLAVSQDGKFQINPDPTKRLERGSAMVVIGCNKDINRLPI, encoded by the coding sequence GTGAATCTGTCATCATTAAATTTTTTTCGCAGTTTAGGCAAAGATAACCACCAATTTGCTGTAGTTGGGTTAGGTCGTTTTGGTAGGTCTGTCTGTTCTACATTGCACAATTTTGGTTATCAAGTGCTGGCAACAGATATTGATGAAAAACGAGTTTCAGAAGCATTAACTGAGGGAATAGTTAGTCATGCTTTGCAACTAGACTCTACAGAACCAGCCGCACTCAAAGAAGCTGGAATTTTTGAATTTGATACTGTAATTGTTGCGATTGGCAACTACGTTCAAGAAAGCATCATCACCACCCTAAATGTGAAAGAGGCTGGTGTTCCCCATGTAGTTGCTAAAGCTTCTAGTGAAGTTCACCGTAAACTGTTACGACGAGTAGGAGCAGATCATGTTGTTTTTCCTGAGTATGAAGCAGGTTGTGCCCTAGCGCGTACTCTTACTAAACCAGCAATTTTAGATCGGTTTGACCTCGATCCAGATAACAGTATTGTAGAGTTGATTGTGCCTGATGAATTTCACGGCAAAACCATCACTGAACTTCAACTTCGTAACCGCTACGGTTTAAATTTGCTAGCAGTAAGTCAGGATGGGAAATTTCAAATTAATCCTGACCCCACCAAGCGTTTAGAGCGTGGTTCAGCAATGGTCGTTATTGGTTGTAATAAAGATATCAATCGTTTGCCGATTTAA
- a CDS encoding tetratricopeptide repeat protein, whose product MSEKYLFSQGLNLFCQVTLVGCSAFLVLAAPAITNLPVSKLLAETAISQDLEAASFFQQGVTRYNRKDLQGAEYAFRQALQHDPSLGAARNYLGNIFMEQNRLDIALQEYTEAIKINPNFSEAYYNLGLALHRQGEKEAAITAYRQSLVIDPTRVAALYNLGLVLYEQGQVEDAIAAYQQVINLDSTYSNAYFNLAIALQQQGKIEAAIASYRQVLQLDPKNATAYNNMASLLAMHGQASEAISVYRQSIRQNPKNASAYYNLGVTLYNQGEFKKASGVLQRAHNEYREQGNIEQAQKIEQLMQQIAQQSQQPQASQTATPSQSSDSTSNVVQTPEPQTPNQSETPANPGNVPVSAEPHSNSTNTGQ is encoded by the coding sequence ATGTCTGAAAAATACCTATTTTCTCAGGGCTTAAATTTATTTTGCCAGGTGACACTTGTTGGGTGTTCTGCATTTTTGGTCTTGGCTGCACCAGCAATTACTAATTTACCAGTTAGTAAGTTGCTGGCAGAAACCGCAATTTCTCAGGATTTGGAAGCTGCTAGCTTTTTCCAGCAGGGAGTGACGCGCTATAACCGCAAAGACCTACAGGGTGCGGAATATGCCTTTCGCCAAGCGTTGCAACATGACCCTAGCCTTGGGGCAGCGCGTAATTATTTGGGTAATATATTTATGGAGCAAAATCGCCTGGATATAGCTTTACAAGAATATACAGAGGCGATTAAGATCAATCCCAATTTTAGCGAAGCTTATTACAACTTAGGGTTAGCGTTGCACCGACAAGGAGAAAAAGAAGCCGCGATTACAGCTTATCGCCAGAGCTTGGTAATAGATCCCACAAGGGTGGCAGCGCTGTATAATCTGGGTTTGGTGCTGTATGAACAAGGACAAGTTGAGGATGCGATCGCAGCATACCAGCAAGTAATCAATCTAGATAGCACTTATAGCAATGCTTATTTTAACCTAGCGATCGCCTTGCAACAACAAGGAAAAATAGAAGCTGCGATCGCTTCTTATCGCCAAGTATTGCAACTAGATCCTAAAAATGCCACAGCTTACAACAACATGGCAAGTTTGCTAGCAATGCATGGTCAAGCTTCTGAGGCTATCTCTGTTTATCGGCAATCTATTCGTCAAAATCCGAAAAATGCCTCCGCTTACTATAACTTAGGAGTAACTTTATATAATCAGGGCGAGTTCAAAAAAGCCAGTGGAGTCTTGCAACGCGCTCATAATGAGTATCGTGAGCAAGGCAACATTGAACAAGCCCAGAAAATTGAGCAGCTAATGCAGCAAATTGCCCAGCAAAGTCAGCAACCTCAAGCCAGTCAAACAGCTACTCCTTCTCAGAGTTCAGATTCTACAAGTAATGTAGTACAAACACCTGAGCCACAGACGCCAAATCAATCAGAAACGCCGGCAAATCCTGGCAATGTGCCTGTATCAGCTGAACCACATTCTAATTCCACGAATACCGGACAATAA
- a CDS encoding pentapeptide repeat-containing protein, translated as MGLKYKIQHKLWTSILGLFLWGIIGITAIVGFAPTALALEYNKEILVEADFSGRDLTDSSFTKANLRQSNFSHANLNGVSFFAANLESANLEGSDLRNATLDSARLVRANLTNALLEGAFAANARFDGAIIDGADFTDTLLRPDEQKKLCKLAKGTNPVTGRDTRDTLFCP; from the coding sequence ATGGGTTTGAAGTATAAAATACAACACAAGCTTTGGACAAGCATACTCGGCTTATTCCTGTGGGGAATAATTGGCATCACCGCAATAGTCGGTTTTGCTCCAACAGCTTTGGCACTCGAATATAATAAGGAAATTTTGGTTGAAGCTGATTTTTCAGGACGTGATTTAACAGACTCTAGCTTTACTAAAGCTAATCTTCGCCAAAGCAACTTCAGCCACGCTAATTTGAACGGTGTCAGCTTCTTTGCAGCAAATTTAGAGTCTGCGAATTTGGAGGGTTCTGATTTAAGAAATGCCACTTTAGACTCGGCTCGTTTAGTCAGAGCAAATTTGACAAATGCACTGTTGGAGGGTGCTTTTGCTGCTAACGCTAGATTTGACGGTGCAATCATTGACGGGGCAGATTTTACTGATACGCTGCTGCGTCCCGACGAGCAAAAAAAATTGTGCAAACTTGCCAAAGGGACTAATCCCGTTACAGGAAGAGATACGCGTGATACGTTGTTCTGTCCTTAG
- a CDS encoding CTP synthase, whose product MTKFIFVTGGVVSSIGKGIVAASLGRLLKSREYSVSILKLDPYINIDPGTMSPFQHGEVFVTQDGAETDLDLGHYERFTDTSMSRLNCVTTGSIYQAVINKERRGDYNGGTVQVIPHITNEIKDRILRVAKSTNPSVVITEIGGTVGDIESLPFLEAIRQFRKEVGRQNVLYMHVTLVPWIASAGEMKTKPTQHSVKELRSIGIQPDILVCRSDRPLPKGLKQKLSGFCDVPEECVITSQDAKSIYEVPLNLEREGMAEQVLNLLQMEQRKPDLTQWQTLVQRLHSPKHEVEIAIVGKYVQLSDAYLSVVEALNHAAISTYGKLRLRWINSEDLEGEPAENYLEGVDGIVVPGGFGVRGVDGKIAAIKYARDRQIPFLGLCLGMQCSVIEWARHVGGLTGANSAEFDPYTIDPVINLLPGQQEVVDLGGTMRLGLYPCRVLPDTLAFKLYQEDVIYERHRHRYEFNNDYRDLLLKSGYVISGTSPDGRLVEIVELPKHPFFLACQFHPEFQSRPSTPHPLFKGFIQTAIALSLSTSGTPTPLEVS is encoded by the coding sequence ATGACTAAGTTTATCTTTGTTACTGGAGGCGTTGTTTCCAGTATTGGTAAGGGCATTGTAGCAGCAAGTCTAGGGCGTTTGCTCAAGTCGCGCGAATATTCGGTGTCGATTCTCAAACTCGACCCTTATATTAATATCGATCCTGGTACGATGAGTCCCTTTCAACACGGGGAAGTCTTCGTTACCCAGGATGGTGCTGAGACAGATTTAGACTTGGGGCATTACGAACGCTTTACCGATACCTCGATGTCGCGGTTGAACTGTGTCACTACTGGCTCAATTTACCAGGCAGTCATCAATAAAGAGCGGCGTGGAGACTACAATGGCGGTACTGTCCAGGTAATTCCTCATATTACCAATGAAATTAAAGATCGGATTCTGCGAGTTGCTAAAAGTACAAATCCATCTGTAGTAATTACAGAAATCGGCGGGACGGTGGGAGATATTGAATCACTGCCGTTTTTGGAAGCAATTCGCCAGTTCCGTAAAGAGGTGGGACGGCAGAATGTGCTGTATATGCACGTCACGCTAGTACCGTGGATTGCCTCGGCGGGTGAAATGAAAACTAAACCGACACAACATTCAGTTAAAGAACTGAGATCCATTGGTATTCAACCAGATATTTTAGTTTGTCGCAGCGATCGCCCCTTACCCAAAGGATTAAAACAGAAATTATCGGGATTTTGTGATGTCCCTGAAGAATGCGTCATCACTTCCCAAGATGCCAAGAGTATCTATGAAGTACCGCTAAATCTGGAACGGGAAGGCATGGCAGAACAAGTGCTGAACTTGCTGCAAATGGAACAACGTAAACCAGATTTGACGCAGTGGCAAACCTTGGTACAACGGTTACATAGTCCCAAGCACGAGGTAGAAATTGCTATTGTCGGTAAATATGTACAGTTAAGTGATGCCTACCTATCTGTAGTGGAAGCGCTGAACCATGCGGCAATCTCGACTTATGGCAAACTGCGTCTCCGTTGGATAAACTCAGAAGACTTGGAAGGTGAACCAGCCGAAAATTATCTTGAGGGTGTCGATGGCATAGTTGTGCCAGGAGGTTTCGGGGTTCGGGGAGTGGATGGCAAAATTGCCGCGATTAAATACGCGCGCGATCGCCAAATCCCCTTTTTGGGTTTATGCCTGGGTATGCAATGTTCTGTGATTGAATGGGCAAGGCACGTAGGGGGATTAACAGGTGCTAACAGTGCTGAATTTGACCCTTATACAATTGATCCCGTAATTAATTTATTGCCAGGACAGCAAGAAGTAGTGGATTTAGGGGGTACAATGCGCTTGGGACTATACCCTTGTCGTGTTCTCCCTGATACTTTAGCTTTCAAGCTCTACCAAGAAGATGTGATTTATGAACGACATCGACATCGATATGAGTTCAACAACGATTACCGCGATTTGTTGTTAAAGTCTGGCTATGTGATCAGTGGTACTTCTCCTGATGGACGCTTAGTTGAAATTGTGGAACTACCCAAGCACCCATTCTTTCTTGCTTGTCAATTTCATCCAGAATTTCAATCACGCCCTAGTACCCCTCATCCCTTATTTAAAGGATTCATTCAAACAGCGATCGCTCTTTCTCTTTCCACATCTGGTACACCAACACCATTGGAGGTGTCATAA
- a CDS encoding TrkH family potassium uptake protein: protein MTVARTICLGFLAVIAIGTILLMMPFSTSNGTWDNLIVALFTSTSAVCVTGLSVVDPGTYFSFWGQLFIALLAQIGGLGYMTTTTFLILLIGRKFDMRQKIAIQQALDRPGMSGSSQVIRSIIATTLIFEITGVFLLLPAFVPEYGWSKGLWLAIFHSINAWNNAGFSLFKDNLIGYQSSFLVVFTITMLIIFGGIGYQVILEMYLWLRDRIFQKSLKKQLLSLDFKVATSTTIILLAIGTIAFFCIEIRNPETFGSLNLSDQILVAWFQSVTPRTAGFNTIDISKMTTAGLFITIALMFIGASPGGTGGGMKTTTLRVLTSCTKAILQGKEEVLLYDRKIAINLILKAVGVLVGSVATVIFATILISLTDPKLDFIQILFEVVSAFATVGLSTGITGTISTAAKLILIVTMYVGRVGVLLLMSAVLGDPRPSRIHYPEENLLVG, encoded by the coding sequence ATGACTGTTGCTCGCACAATTTGTTTGGGGTTTCTGGCTGTCATTGCTATCGGTACTATCCTGTTAATGATGCCTTTTTCAACTAGCAATGGTACATGGGATAACCTGATTGTGGCACTATTTACCTCCACATCCGCAGTTTGTGTCACCGGTTTATCAGTAGTTGATCCTGGTACTTATTTTTCTTTTTGGGGTCAGTTATTTATTGCGCTTTTAGCTCAGATTGGCGGATTGGGCTACATGACAACCACCACATTTCTGATTTTGCTCATTGGTCGGAAGTTTGATATGCGGCAAAAAATCGCCATTCAACAAGCTTTAGACCGACCAGGGATGAGTGGTAGCTCTCAAGTGATCCGTTCAATTATTGCCACAACTTTAATTTTTGAAATTACCGGAGTCTTCTTACTTCTACCAGCATTTGTACCAGAGTATGGGTGGAGTAAAGGACTTTGGTTAGCGATTTTCCATAGCATCAACGCTTGGAACAATGCTGGTTTTAGTTTGTTTAAAGATAACTTAATTGGATATCAGTCATCCTTTTTAGTCGTCTTCACTATCACCATGTTGATTATCTTTGGGGGAATTGGCTATCAGGTAATTTTAGAAATGTATCTTTGGTTGCGCGATCGCATTTTCCAAAAATCTCTTAAAAAGCAATTGTTGTCACTTGATTTTAAAGTTGCAACCAGCACAACCATTATATTATTAGCAATAGGGACAATTGCCTTTTTCTGTATAGAAATTAGAAACCCTGAAACATTTGGTTCTCTGAATTTAAGTGACCAGATATTAGTAGCTTGGTTTCAATCAGTTACTCCCAGAACTGCTGGTTTTAACACCATCGATATTAGCAAAATGACCACTGCTGGTCTATTTATTACAATTGCGCTGATGTTCATTGGTGCAAGTCCCGGTGGTACGGGAGGAGGGATGAAAACAACAACCTTGAGAGTCTTGACTAGTTGTACAAAAGCTATTCTCCAGGGAAAAGAAGAAGTTTTGTTGTACGATCGCAAAATAGCAATAAATTTAATTTTGAAAGCTGTAGGTGTCTTAGTAGGATCGGTAGCGACCGTGATTTTCGCCACGATTTTAATTAGCCTCACAGATCCAAAATTAGATTTTATTCAAATTTTGTTTGAAGTAGTATCAGCCTTCGCCACTGTGGGTCTTTCTACAGGCATTACAGGAACTATCTCTACAGCAGCAAAGCTGATCTTAATTGTCACGATGTACGTTGGCAGAGTCGGTGTTTTGCTATTGATGTCTGCCGTGCTAGGAGACCCCCGCCCTAGCAGAATTCACTATCCTGAAGAAAATTTACTTGTGGGATAG
- a CDS encoding IS630 family transposase codes for MCQDETRVGLKTLTGKVITASGVKPTVKVKWPRDNFWIYGAIEPLTGDHFLYEYPKLDGECFQQFLDWLSVQLGGDYAILQIDQAPAHTSSKICWPENIIPLFQPASAPELNPIERLWQFLKKPLKNQLFSSLQALRERIQEIFDQLTFEEVISVSSYNFILEALFYAASY; via the coding sequence CTGTGCCAGGATGAAACTAGGGTTGGCCTCAAAACTCTCACAGGCAAAGTGATTACTGCTTCAGGCGTTAAACCTACTGTTAAGGTGAAATGGCCTAGAGATAACTTTTGGATTTATGGTGCTATTGAACCATTAACTGGAGATCATTTTCTTTATGAGTACCCCAAACTGGATGGCGAGTGTTTTCAACAATTCCTGGACTGGCTATCTGTGCAATTAGGTGGTGATTACGCTATTTTACAGATTGATCAAGCACCTGCTCATACAAGTTCAAAGATTTGTTGGCCAGAGAATATTATTCCTCTGTTTCAACCAGCATCAGCCCCTGAACTCAACCCAATTGAGAGACTTTGGCAATTTCTCAAAAAACCTCTTAAAAATCAACTTTTCTCTTCTTTACAAGCTTTACGCGAGCGCATCCAAGAAATCTTCGACCAACTTACATTTGAGGAAGTAATTTCTGTCTCTTCTTACAACTTTATTTTGGAAGCTTTATTCTATGCAGCTTCATATTAA
- a CDS encoding N-acetylmuramoyl-L-alanine amidase has protein sequence MKKLLGLVILGFILSSSIALAQPSLIVIFPQTNYQTSAQKIFFLGTAPPDGQVLINSKPITRSKAGHFSPSFPLQLGENLFTVRRQNQELKIKVIRLNDSPELPQGVAFAKDSLTPAVDIARLPGEVICFSAIAPPNANVSVTLANQTITLSPQPEQAQLPSNLAALTGQNQPHAQSSVGNYQGCTTVATAADLGKPQFQLILDGKTITQPGSGKIEILSRSQLPISEVTVESGVARTGPSTDYSRLTPLPKGTRATVTGREGEWLRLDYGAWINSKETRILPGAVPPQTIIRSVGYRQLPSATEIVFPLQVPVPVSVQQSEQTLALTLYNTTAQTDIIRLDDNPLIYRLDWQQEAPGQVKYTFNLKKAQQWGYKLRYDGTTLVLALRHPPKIGNTRRKPLANFKIVLDPGHGGKETGASGPTGYLEKDVNLVVSRLLRDDLVKRGATVVMTREDDREVSLVERQAIISREEPAIALSIHHNSLPDDGDAEKTKGFGAFWYQPQAHNLAIFLQKYVVKKLGRPSYGVFWDNLALTRPTAAPSVLLELGFMSNPDEFEQVVNPEEQKKIADAIAQGITEWLRSVQ, from the coding sequence GTGAAAAAACTTCTAGGATTAGTAATATTAGGCTTTATTCTCTCCTCCTCAATAGCATTGGCACAGCCATCTCTTATAGTTATTTTTCCCCAGACAAACTACCAGACAAGTGCCCAAAAAATCTTCTTTCTGGGCACTGCACCACCAGATGGTCAGGTTTTGATCAATAGTAAGCCAATTACCCGCAGCAAAGCTGGTCATTTTTCCCCTAGTTTCCCCTTGCAGTTGGGGGAGAATCTTTTTACTGTGCGTCGCCAGAATCAAGAACTTAAGATTAAGGTGATCAGGCTGAACGATAGCCCGGAACTACCACAGGGGGTAGCCTTTGCGAAAGATTCCCTGACTCCCGCAGTTGACATTGCCAGATTACCAGGAGAAGTAATTTGTTTTAGTGCGATCGCACCCCCTAACGCTAATGTCTCTGTAACCCTGGCTAATCAAACTATTACCCTTTCACCCCAACCCGAACAGGCACAGCTACCAAGTAATTTGGCAGCTTTGACAGGGCAAAATCAGCCTCATGCCCAGTCTAGCGTAGGCAACTATCAAGGTTGCACCACAGTGGCAACAGCCGCCGATTTGGGAAAACCTCAATTTCAACTGATCCTTGATGGCAAGACGATAACTCAACCCGGATCTGGTAAGATTGAAATCCTCTCAAGATCGCAGTTGCCAATTTCTGAAGTTACAGTAGAGTCAGGCGTTGCTCGTACTGGCCCTAGCACCGATTATTCTCGACTTACACCACTGCCCAAAGGCACACGCGCAACGGTTACAGGTAGGGAAGGTGAATGGTTGCGCCTAGATTATGGCGCTTGGATTAATAGTAAAGAAACCCGCATTTTACCTGGTGCAGTTCCGCCACAAACAATAATTCGCAGTGTCGGATACCGTCAACTCCCTAGTGCGACAGAGATAGTTTTCCCTTTGCAAGTTCCCGTACCCGTGAGCGTACAACAAAGTGAGCAAACTCTCGCTCTCACTCTCTACAATACCACTGCCCAAACAGACATAATTCGCCTGGATGATAACCCCCTAATTTATCGCCTAGACTGGCAACAGGAAGCCCCAGGACAAGTAAAATACACCTTTAACCTCAAAAAAGCTCAACAGTGGGGATATAAGCTGAGATACGACGGCACAACCCTGGTTTTGGCTTTGCGTCATCCACCTAAAATTGGGAACACAAGACGCAAGCCTTTAGCTAATTTCAAGATTGTACTAGATCCAGGGCATGGAGGTAAAGAAACTGGTGCCAGTGGCCCAACTGGATATTTAGAAAAAGATGTAAATTTGGTGGTATCTAGGTTGCTGCGGGACGATTTGGTGAAGCGAGGAGCAACAGTAGTGATGACGCGGGAAGACGATCGCGAAGTTTCTTTAGTAGAACGTCAGGCAATTATCAGTCGAGAAGAACCTGCGATCGCACTTTCCATACATCACAATTCCCTACCCGATGATGGCGATGCCGAAAAAACCAAGGGATTCGGCGCTTTTTGGTATCAACCCCAAGCCCACAACCTCGCAATATTTTTACAGAAATATGTAGTCAAGAAACTCGGTAGACCTTCCTATGGTGTTTTTTGGGATAACCTGGCGCTGACACGTCCGACAGCTGCGCCATCGGTGTTGCTGGAATTGGGTTTTATGAGCAATCCCGATGAATTTGAGCAGGTGGTAAACCCAGAAGAACAGAAGAAAATAGCTGATGCGATCGCTCAGGGGATTACGGAGTGGCTTAGGAGTGTGCAGTAA
- the queA gene encoding tRNA preQ1(34) S-adenosylmethionine ribosyltransferase-isomerase QueA produces the protein MKDTSRPQAKDFALDCSVAGYDYELPPELIAQNPAVPRDSSRLLVVDSPTTGIEAASLHHIFHDLPGLLRSGDLLIMNNTRVIPARLYGHKSTGAKIQVLLLEERQHNCWLALVKPGKSFKLGTKIIFEPRQLEIGDYKDSSPIPNPQSPIPNPQLTATVLETDAATGGRLLQFDVPEGKTLVQLLEVFGEVPLPPYITTSEAADEQYQTVYAKQPGAIAAPTAGLHFTPELLQQLRDRQINQAFVTLHVGVGTFRPVEVEDVTTHKMHEEWIEVPAATVEQIRATQAAGGRIIAVGTTAVRALEGAAKSGNLQPYCGKTDLFIYPGYQWRVVDGLITNFHLPRSSLLMLVSALIGRQRLLNIYNEAIAFRYRFYSFGDAMLILPSAVGIGSRQ, from the coding sequence TTGAAAGATACATCTCGTCCACAAGCAAAAGATTTTGCATTAGATTGCTCGGTAGCTGGCTATGACTACGAACTACCTCCAGAACTCATTGCCCAAAACCCAGCAGTTCCTAGAGATAGTTCGCGGTTACTGGTAGTTGATTCTCCCACTACAGGCATCGAAGCAGCATCCCTACACCATATTTTCCATGATTTGCCTGGACTGCTACGCTCTGGTGATTTGTTGATTATGAACAATACAAGAGTCATTCCAGCGCGGCTTTATGGTCATAAATCCACTGGTGCGAAAATCCAAGTGTTGTTGTTGGAAGAACGGCAGCATAATTGTTGGTTAGCTTTAGTTAAGCCAGGAAAAAGCTTCAAACTGGGAACAAAGATTATTTTTGAACCAAGACAATTAGAGATTGGGGATTATAAAGATTCTTCCCCAATCCCCAATCCCCAGTCCCCAATCCCCAATCCCCAACTTACCGCTACGGTTCTAGAAACAGACGCAGCAACCGGAGGGCGTTTGTTGCAATTTGATGTACCAGAGGGCAAGACTTTGGTGCAACTGTTAGAGGTATTTGGTGAAGTCCCGCTACCACCGTACATCACTACCTCTGAAGCTGCGGATGAGCAGTATCAAACAGTTTATGCTAAACAGCCAGGAGCGATCGCAGCTCCGACGGCAGGATTACACTTTACCCCAGAATTATTACAACAGTTGCGCGATCGCCAAATCAATCAAGCTTTTGTAACGCTACATGTTGGTGTAGGTACATTCCGCCCTGTGGAAGTGGAGGACGTAACTACCCATAAAATGCATGAAGAATGGATTGAAGTTCCCGCCGCCACAGTAGAGCAAATTCGTGCTACTCAAGCTGCTGGCGGTCGGATTATTGCTGTAGGAACAACAGCAGTACGGGCTTTAGAAGGGGCGGCTAAATCTGGGAACTTACAACCATATTGTGGTAAAACAGACTTGTTTATTTATCCCGGCTACCAATGGCGGGTAGTGGATGGTTTGATTACGAATTTTCACTTACCGCGTTCTAGTTTATTGATGCTGGTAAGTGCGCTAATTGGCAGACAACGGTTATTGAATATATACAACGAAGCGATCGCTTTTAGATATCGTTTTTATTCCTTCGGTGATGCCATGCTAATTTTACCGTCAGCAGTGGGAATAGGGAGTAGACAGTAG